A single genomic interval of Oryzomonas sagensis harbors:
- a CDS encoding sensor domain-containing diguanylate cyclase, translated as MISLIEIGTALAGSLAVHDVLEAILKQAERLIGPRAWALLLVDELSGELVLEVASPSLAEQHKGVRLEQGEGIGGWVALHGRPLLLPDVQSDGRFTAHLGTRIPFAVRSVACVPLMIKERIIGVVELINSYDEPPFTDADVTIISAIADFAAIALENARNYDRINELVITDDLTGLYNSRYFEQLLDTEIERASRYGTCLSLVFLDLDHLKSVNDTHGHLVGSRMLSEFGRLIGDNIRSSDMAARFGGDEYAVVLPQTSREQALAMAAKLLDLMLSAGFRADDGQPIRLTASFGVASFPQDAQTRVELIRAADMAMYDAKRAGRGTIRSFALKTASS; from the coding sequence TTGATATCGTTGATTGAAATCGGTACGGCGCTGGCCGGAAGCCTTGCGGTTCATGATGTCCTGGAAGCCATCCTGAAACAGGCCGAACGGCTGATCGGGCCCAGGGCCTGGGCGCTGTTGCTCGTGGACGAGCTTTCCGGAGAGCTGGTCCTTGAGGTGGCTTCCCCGTCCCTGGCCGAACAGCATAAAGGCGTCAGGCTTGAACAGGGGGAGGGCATCGGCGGTTGGGTCGCCTTGCACGGCAGGCCGCTGCTCTTGCCGGATGTGCAGAGCGATGGGAGGTTTACGGCCCATCTGGGCACCCGGATACCCTTCGCCGTTCGCTCGGTTGCCTGCGTGCCGCTCATGATCAAGGAGCGGATCATCGGCGTCGTCGAACTGATCAACAGTTATGACGAGCCTCCCTTTACCGACGCCGATGTGACGATCATCTCGGCCATTGCCGATTTTGCCGCCATAGCCTTGGAAAACGCCCGCAACTATGACCGGATCAATGAACTCGTCATCACCGACGACCTGACCGGCCTGTACAATTCCCGTTATTTCGAACAACTTCTCGACACCGAGATCGAACGCGCCTCCCGTTACGGTACGTGCCTGTCGCTTGTGTTTCTCGACCTGGATCACCTGAAGAGCGTCAACGACACCCACGGCCATCTGGTCGGGAGCCGGATGCTGAGCGAGTTTGGCAGGCTTATTGGCGACAATATCCGTTCCAGCGACATGGCTGCGCGTTTCGGCGGGGACGAGTATGCCGTCGTACTGCCCCAGACCAGCCGGGAGCAGGCATTGGCCATGGCAGCCAAGCTGCTCGATCTCATGCTCTCTGCCGGTTTTCGCGCCGATGACGGTCAGCCTATCCGGCTCACGGCCAGCTTCGGCGTAGCCAGCTTCCCGCAGGATGCCCAGACCAGGGTGGAGTTGATTCGTGCCGCCGATATGGCCATGTATGACGCCAAACGGGCCGGGAGAGGAACTATCAGGTCGTTTGCGCTCAAGACGGCTTCTTCATGA
- the queD gene encoding 6-carboxytetrahydropterin synthase QueD, translated as MYKLTIRTSFAAAHNLINYQGDCENLHGHNWRVEVTVTAKELDKAGLGIDFKVLKREAGVIINELDHKYLNENPAFHDVSPSSEHISRYLYQRLSERLNNDVITVDSVTVWESDNASACYYE; from the coding sequence ATGTATAAACTCACGATCCGCACGAGCTTTGCCGCAGCCCATAACCTGATCAACTACCAGGGGGATTGCGAGAACCTGCACGGACACAACTGGCGGGTGGAAGTGACCGTGACCGCCAAGGAGTTGGACAAGGCCGGGCTGGGCATCGATTTCAAGGTGCTCAAGCGTGAGGCTGGCGTCATCATCAACGAACTTGACCATAAGTATCTCAACGAGAACCCGGCCTTTCACGATGTCTCCCCTTCCTCGGAGCATATCTCGCGCTACCTGTACCAGCGCCTCTCCGAACGCCTCAACAACGACGTCATCACGGTGGATTCCGTGACCGTCTGGGAGTCTGACAACGCCTCTGCCTGCTATTATGAGTAA
- a CDS encoding 7-carboxy-7-deazaguanine synthase QueE gives MSNPARVSEIFSSIQGEGYLAGRRQIFIRLDECNLDCRYCDTAYDSGTPCQVETAPGSGALRPLPQPPGGDALVTLVREWCNRLPGAHHSISVTGGEPLLQAETLTEWLPGLRRILPIHLETNGTLHAELGRVIDSIDYISMDMKLPSTAGCGQELWQEHRRFLEVAVQRQVSVKVVIGQDTPVDEIGRVCAIMAAVAPSTPLFLQPLTNPAGAVDVTAVQILRLQETAAALLPDVRVIPQMHKMLGAL, from the coding sequence ATGAGTAATCCGGCTCGCGTCAGCGAGATTTTTTCCTCGATCCAGGGGGAAGGGTATCTGGCCGGGCGGCGCCAGATATTCATCCGTCTGGATGAGTGCAACCTGGATTGCCGCTACTGCGATACGGCGTACGACAGCGGCACCCCCTGCCAGGTGGAAACCGCGCCCGGCTCGGGGGCCTTGCGCCCATTGCCGCAACCGCCCGGCGGAGACGCCCTCGTTACCTTGGTACGGGAGTGGTGTAACCGCCTGCCGGGTGCCCATCACTCCATCAGCGTCACCGGCGGGGAGCCGTTGCTTCAGGCTGAAACGCTGACGGAGTGGCTGCCGGGGCTGCGCCGCATCCTCCCGATCCACCTGGAGACCAACGGCACCCTGCACGCCGAATTGGGGCGGGTCATCGACAGCATCGACTATATCAGCATGGATATGAAGCTTCCTTCCACGGCGGGCTGCGGCCAGGAACTCTGGCAGGAACATCGCCGTTTTCTGGAGGTTGCCGTGCAGCGGCAGGTCTCGGTCAAGGTGGTCATCGGCCAGGATACGCCAGTGGACGAGATCGGCCGGGTGTGCGCCATCATGGCGGCGGTGGCCCCTTCAACCCCACTGTTTCTCCAACCCCTGACCAACCCGGCAGGCGCGGTTGACGTTACCGCCGTGCAGATCCTGCGCTTGCAGGAAACGGCTGCGGCGCTGCTCCCCGATGTGCGGGTGATCCCGCAGATGCACAAGATGCTGGGGGCGCTGTGA
- a CDS encoding HlyD family secretion protein: MADDTIAATSEETSTGATPPPPDTAAPGTEEAKQGISKRRKAFIILLIIFIAGGWFGLKWLIRSKTHIETDNAFVEARIVPVSAKVSGTVTRVLVNDNQLVKQGDLLVELDDRDYRVKVAQTEAGVGMAENETGGEYLKVEGARASLQSARATYDQAVLDLTRGEALFSREVIPKEQLDRLRTAKRVADSKQKEAAEALKRAQAEAGLSNRDGNKARIAQRKAQMDEAKLQLSYTKVLAPRDGYITRKSIEPGTNIQAGQSLMALVPLQDAWITANYKESQLTYIKPGQKVEFTVDTYPGRTFSGSVDSIMAGTGAAFSLLPPENATGNYVKVVQRIPVKITIDNSSDPEHLLRVGMSVIPTVLVGRSTADILKDLNPFN; this comes from the coding sequence ATGGCAGACGATACGATTGCAGCAACGAGCGAGGAAACTTCAACCGGCGCCACCCCGCCCCCGCCCGACACGGCGGCACCGGGGACGGAGGAGGCCAAACAGGGCATCAGCAAGCGCCGCAAGGCGTTTATCATCCTCCTGATCATCTTCATCGCCGGGGGATGGTTCGGCCTGAAATGGCTGATCAGGAGCAAGACCCACATCGAGACCGACAACGCCTTCGTCGAGGCCCGCATCGTCCCGGTTTCCGCCAAGGTTTCCGGCACCGTGACGCGCGTGCTGGTGAACGACAACCAGTTGGTCAAACAGGGGGACCTGCTGGTAGAGCTCGACGACCGGGATTACCGGGTGAAAGTCGCCCAGACCGAGGCGGGCGTCGGCATGGCGGAAAACGAAACCGGCGGAGAATACCTGAAGGTCGAAGGAGCGCGGGCAAGCCTCCAGTCGGCCCGGGCCACCTACGACCAGGCGGTGCTGGACCTGACCCGCGGCGAAGCTCTCTTCAGCCGCGAGGTGATCCCCAAGGAACAACTCGACCGCCTCAGAACCGCCAAGCGGGTCGCCGACTCCAAGCAGAAGGAAGCGGCCGAAGCCCTCAAACGCGCCCAGGCCGAGGCGGGGCTGTCCAACCGGGACGGCAACAAGGCGCGAATAGCCCAACGCAAGGCGCAAATGGATGAAGCCAAACTGCAGCTCTCCTACACCAAGGTCCTTGCGCCCCGGGATGGCTATATAACGCGCAAGTCCATCGAGCCGGGCACCAACATCCAGGCGGGGCAGTCCCTGATGGCACTGGTGCCGTTGCAGGACGCCTGGATTACGGCCAACTACAAGGAAAGCCAGTTGACCTATATCAAGCCCGGCCAAAAGGTTGAATTCACGGTGGACACCTATCCGGGCCGGACCTTCAGCGGCAGCGTGGACAGCATCATGGCCGGGACCGGCGCGGCGTTTTCCCTGCTCCCCCCGGAGAACGCCACCGGCAACTACGTCAAGGTTGTCCAGCGGATTCCGGTAAAGATCACCATTGACAACAGTTCTGACCCGGAGCACCTCCTGCGGGTGGGCATGAGCGTCATCCCCACGGTGCTGGTGGGGCGGAGCACCGCCGATATCCTCAAAGACCTGAACCCGTTTAATTGA
- a CDS encoding TolC family protein, whose translation MRNLLFSLLTGGMLLIGTPSWAAPLTLQECLERARQHNPTLKAAAWAPRIAEQDIRQTSAANYPRIDAQAGYTMQQAAQGAKIGVVAAETQQADYASAGLSATYTIYDFGRRDARQRMSAALADSSVQSFEARRTDVALQVIEAYFSILETRKLIAAAADEVAQVEEHRRVAQALFEEGTVTRNDVLQAEVRLSAAKQKLLTMKNRLENNWLQLNYLTDSQPGFRAELDEAVSLSSGAATPVDEGDALSRRHDVLALRHGVAASDMEVRESKAAFYPELYTQAALNYVQNDKALEQTIMAATIGVKVNLFDGFASTANRERAVRNRSRNQDALRQAESQAHLEIDTSRNDVNVARERIGVAQTAIRQSEENLRINRERYRERVGTATEVLDAQTLVTQAKTDYYSALYDYQVSQARLKRAVGEL comes from the coding sequence ATGAGAAACCTACTTTTTAGCCTCCTCACGGGCGGCATGCTTCTGATCGGCACCCCGTCCTGGGCGGCGCCGCTCACCTTGCAGGAATGCCTGGAGCGGGCCAGACAGCACAATCCCACCCTCAAGGCAGCGGCCTGGGCTCCCCGGATAGCCGAACAGGACATTCGCCAGACATCGGCGGCAAACTATCCCCGCATCGATGCCCAGGCCGGTTATACCATGCAACAGGCCGCCCAGGGCGCAAAAATCGGCGTCGTTGCAGCCGAAACCCAACAGGCGGACTACGCCTCTGCCGGGCTCTCCGCCACCTACACCATCTACGACTTCGGCCGCCGGGACGCTAGGCAACGGATGAGCGCGGCACTTGCCGACTCCTCCGTCCAGTCCTTTGAAGCCCGCCGCACGGACGTAGCCTTGCAGGTGATCGAAGCCTACTTCTCCATCCTGGAAACCCGCAAGCTGATCGCAGCGGCCGCGGACGAGGTCGCCCAGGTGGAAGAGCACCGCCGCGTGGCCCAGGCACTGTTCGAGGAGGGGACCGTTACCCGCAACGATGTGCTACAGGCCGAGGTACGCCTGTCTGCGGCCAAGCAGAAGCTTCTGACCATGAAGAACCGCTTGGAAAACAACTGGCTCCAACTCAATTATCTGACCGATTCCCAACCCGGGTTTCGCGCGGAACTGGATGAGGCGGTATCCCTGTCGAGCGGCGCGGCGACGCCGGTGGACGAAGGCGACGCACTCTCCCGACGTCACGATGTCCTGGCCCTGCGCCACGGCGTGGCAGCCAGCGATATGGAGGTGCGCGAAAGCAAGGCCGCATTCTACCCGGAACTCTACACCCAGGCCGCCCTCAACTACGTGCAAAACGACAAGGCGCTGGAACAGACCATCATGGCGGCAACCATCGGCGTCAAGGTCAACCTGTTCGACGGCTTCGCCTCCACCGCAAACAGGGAACGGGCCGTGCGCAACCGTTCCAGAAACCAGGACGCCCTGCGTCAAGCGGAATCCCAGGCGCATCTGGAGATCGACACCTCCCGCAACGACGTCAACGTGGCCAGGGAACGGATCGGCGTGGCCCAAACCGCCATCCGTCAGAGCGAGGAAAACCTGCGTATCAACAGGGAGCGGTATCGGGAGCGGGTCGGCACGGCAACGGAAGTGCTGGATGCCCAGACCCTGGTCACCCAGGCCAAGACCGATTATTACAGTGCGCTGTACGACTACCAGGTTTCCCAGGCCCGCCTGAAACGCGCCGTGGGAGAGCTATAA
- a CDS encoding L-threonylcarbamoyladenylate synthase → MLLTMDSEHPQPHRVARVVDCLKNGGIIAYPTDTTYGIGCSIFNKKGIERIYLMKGRERHKPFSFICSSLSEVARYAKVGNNAFKIMKRYLPGPYTFVLEATRDVPDLLLTRQKTAGIRIPDNRICLDVVLALGNPIITTSANLSGEDPVGDPLVIEDTFGHQLDYVIDGGLLTTDVSSVVALTGTTPEVLRAGVGDVSWCV, encoded by the coding sequence ATGTTGCTGACCATGGACTCCGAACATCCCCAGCCCCACCGGGTTGCCCGTGTTGTGGACTGCCTGAAAAATGGCGGCATTATCGCCTATCCCACCGATACGACCTATGGTATCGGCTGCTCCATCTTCAACAAAAAGGGGATCGAGCGTATTTACCTCATGAAGGGGCGCGAGCGGCATAAACCGTTTTCATTCATCTGTTCAAGCCTGTCCGAGGTCGCGCGTTATGCCAAGGTCGGCAATAATGCCTTCAAAATCATGAAACGTTACCTCCCCGGCCCCTACACCTTTGTGCTGGAGGCCACCCGTGATGTGCCCGACCTGCTCTTGACCCGTCAGAAAACGGCAGGGATCAGAATTCCGGACAACCGTATCTGCCTGGACGTGGTCCTGGCGCTGGGCAATCCGATCATAACCACCAGCGCCAACCTTTCCGGGGAGGACCCGGTCGGCGACCCGCTCGTCATCGAAGACACATTTGGGCATCAACTCGATTACGTTATCGACGGCGGCCTGCTCACTACGGATGTCAGTTCGGTAGTGGCGTTGACCGGCACCACCCCCGAGGTGCTGAGGGCCGGCGTAGGCGACGTATCGTGGTGCGTCTGA
- a CDS encoding class I SAM-dependent RNA methyltransferase codes for MSSPVAIIDKLAFGGNGVCRIDGKVCFVPLSCPGDEVRLTVIAEKRSYVTARIAELVTPSPLRVAPPCPLFGTCGGCSWQHIAYSQQLAAKRSIHAETLWRGGRVEGERVGEAVASPLEYGYRNRVQFKLHAGAAGLKIGFFRNATHVVDDAAQGCPIAAPAINEALSSLRSVLASFAEVSAIPQINIECGDRETVATINYIGNNHDAVIRFFQRHFHELIPLTGLFLQTGRKSSLQRVCGDGYLAYAMPAAAPDSPPTTLTFRPGGFSQVNSPQNRAVLELVRRMAAFRGHEQLLDLYCGNGNFSLPLAGGVASVTGVEGYGDSIATAQDNCRLNGVSNAEYVCADAAEGVARFAAAGRRFDTVILDPPRSGAAAAITGLSRLKPDTIIYISCDSSTLARDCGLLAGQGYHVAESVPLDMFPQTFHLESVTLLHRGQAEASA; via the coding sequence ATGTCGTCACCAGTCGCGATTATCGACAAACTTGCCTTTGGCGGCAACGGCGTCTGCCGCATCGACGGCAAGGTCTGTTTCGTCCCCCTGAGCTGTCCCGGCGACGAGGTCCGTCTGACGGTCATTGCCGAGAAACGCTCGTATGTGACGGCCCGGATCGCCGAGCTTGTTACCCCATCACCGCTGCGGGTCGCCCCTCCCTGCCCGCTGTTCGGCACATGCGGCGGCTGCAGTTGGCAGCACATCGCCTATTCCCAGCAGCTTGCGGCGAAACGAAGCATCCATGCCGAAACCCTGTGGCGCGGCGGCCGGGTCGAAGGCGAGCGGGTAGGGGAGGCCGTGGCCTCGCCCCTGGAATACGGTTACCGCAACCGGGTCCAGTTCAAGCTGCACGCCGGCGCCGCCGGGCTGAAGATCGGTTTTTTCCGTAACGCGACCCATGTTGTGGACGATGCCGCCCAGGGGTGCCCCATCGCCGCGCCGGCCATCAACGAGGCTCTGTCCAGCCTGCGGAGCGTTCTGGCATCGTTTGCCGAAGTGTCAGCCATCCCCCAGATCAACATCGAGTGCGGCGACCGTGAAACGGTCGCAACGATCAATTACATCGGCAACAACCATGATGCTGTTATCCGTTTTTTCCAACGCCATTTTCACGAATTGATACCCTTGACCGGTCTGTTCCTGCAGACCGGCCGTAAATCCTCCCTGCAGAGAGTCTGCGGTGACGGCTACCTTGCCTACGCCATGCCGGCCGCCGCTCCCGATTCCCCGCCGACTACGCTCACCTTCCGTCCGGGTGGATTCTCCCAGGTGAACAGCCCCCAGAACCGGGCCGTTTTGGAGCTTGTCCGGCGTATGGCCGCGTTTCGCGGTCATGAACAGCTGCTCGACCTGTACTGCGGTAACGGTAATTTTTCCTTGCCCCTGGCAGGGGGCGTAGCGAGTGTCACCGGGGTGGAGGGGTATGGGGATTCCATCGCCACGGCCCAGGATAACTGTCGTCTAAACGGTGTATCCAATGCGGAATACGTCTGCGCCGATGCCGCCGAGGGAGTCGCCCGGTTTGCCGCAGCGGGGCGGCGGTTCGATACGGTCATTCTGGATCCTCCCCGCAGCGGGGCGGCGGCAGCCATAACGGGACTCAGCCGTCTGAAGCCGGACACGATCATCTACATATCCTGCGATTCCAGCACTCTGGCTCGGGATTGCGGCCTTCTGGCGGGGCAGGGCTATCACGTGGCGGAGAGTGTTCCGCTCGACATGTTTCCCCAGACATTTCATTTGGAAAGCGTAACCCTGCTTCACAGAGGGCAAGCGGAGGCATCAGCGTGA
- a CDS encoding DHA2 family efflux MFS transporter permease subunit: protein MSTSEDKNINKWLITITVMLPTIMEIIDTSVANVALPHMQGSLNAGTDEVTWVLTSYLVSNAVVLPMTGWLARVFGRKRFLMTCIALFTLASLLCGSAPNLASLIFFRVLQGAAGGALIPISQAIMMETFPPNQRGMAMAIFGIGAMTGPIVGPALGGWITDNLNWRWIFYINLPVGIVAFIMCAFFIYDPAYLKRGRERIAIDYWGLFLLTASMGSLQVVLDKGQQDDWFSSRFIITFSVITVISLIALIWVELTHEHPIINLRLFKNVSFSAGNFIMFVVGFCLYSSIMLIPLFLQTLMGYSATDAGMVMAPGGVATLLTMPFVGAAMTKRDGRKIVFFGLLIGAASMFIMQGLNLQGAFWNYTWPRIVLGFGLAMIFVPLTTVTLATIPKPEMGNATGMFNLLRNIGGSVGIAMATTLLARLEQFYQNNLVAHISPYNPAWQMRFEGLKHALVARGIAVTQADRTALGMMYGALRKQAGALAFNRIFFIIGLTFLAILPLLLLLKRTSHQEGGGMGH from the coding sequence ATGTCCACATCCGAAGACAAAAACATCAATAAATGGCTGATCACCATCACGGTCATGCTCCCCACCATCATGGAGATCATCGACACCTCGGTGGCCAACGTGGCCCTGCCCCACATGCAGGGGAGCCTCAACGCCGGCACCGACGAGGTCACCTGGGTGCTGACCTCCTATCTGGTCAGCAATGCCGTGGTGCTTCCCATGACCGGCTGGCTGGCGCGGGTCTTCGGGCGAAAGCGCTTCCTCATGACCTGCATCGCGTTGTTCACCCTGGCCTCGCTTTTGTGCGGCTCGGCCCCCAACCTGGCCTCGCTGATCTTCTTCCGGGTGTTGCAGGGCGCCGCCGGAGGCGCGCTGATCCCCATCAGCCAGGCCATCATGATGGAGACCTTCCCGCCGAACCAGCGGGGCATGGCCATGGCCATCTTCGGCATCGGGGCCATGACCGGCCCGATCGTCGGCCCGGCGCTGGGGGGGTGGATCACCGACAACCTCAACTGGCGCTGGATCTTCTACATCAACCTGCCCGTGGGCATCGTCGCCTTCATCATGTGCGCCTTCTTCATCTACGACCCGGCCTATCTCAAACGCGGCAGAGAACGAATCGCCATCGACTACTGGGGGCTGTTCCTGCTCACCGCCAGCATGGGATCACTCCAGGTGGTGCTGGACAAGGGGCAGCAGGACGACTGGTTCAGTTCGCGGTTCATCATCACCTTCAGCGTGATCACCGTCATCTCGCTCATAGCGCTGATCTGGGTGGAGTTGACCCACGAGCATCCCATCATCAACCTGCGCCTGTTCAAAAACGTCTCTTTTTCGGCCGGCAACTTCATCATGTTCGTGGTCGGTTTCTGCCTGTACAGTTCGATCATGCTGATTCCGCTCTTCCTGCAAACCCTGATGGGGTATTCGGCCACCGACGCCGGCATGGTCATGGCCCCCGGCGGCGTGGCCACCCTCCTGACCATGCCCTTTGTGGGCGCAGCCATGACCAAGCGTGACGGCCGCAAGATCGTCTTTTTCGGCCTTTTAATCGGCGCCGCCTCCATGTTCATCATGCAGGGTCTCAATCTCCAAGGGGCGTTCTGGAACTATACCTGGCCGCGCATCGTGCTGGGGTTCGGCCTGGCCATGATCTTCGTGCCCTTGACCACCGTTACCCTGGCCACCATCCCCAAGCCGGAGATGGGCAACGCCACCGGCATGTTCAACCTGCTGCGCAACATCGGCGGCAGCGTCGGCATCGCCATGGCCACCACCCTCCTGGCACGTCTGGAACAGTTCTACCAGAACAACCTGGTCGCCCATATCTCGCCCTATAATCCGGCCTGGCAGATGCGTTTCGAGGGGCTGAAGCACGCCCTGGTCGCCAGGGGCATCGCCGTGACCCAGGCCGACCGGACGGCCCTGGGCATGATGTACGGTGCCCTGCGCAAGCAGGCCGGCGCCCTGGCCTTCAACCGTATCTTCTTCATCATCGGCTTGACCTTTCTGGCCATCCTCCCGCTGCTGCTCCTCCTGAAACGGACCTCGCATCAGGAGGGGGGAGGCATGGGGCATTAA
- a CDS encoding homocysteine synthase, protein MENRTPAIETLALHAGQSPDSATLSRAVPIYQTSSYVFKNSEHAANLFGLKEPGNIYTRLMNPTTDVLEQRLAAMEGGVGALAVASGQAAITSAVLNITQAGQNIVSTSYLYGGTYNLFHYTLPKLGITVKFVDSSDPENVRRAIDENTRLVYTESVGNPKNNVDDFEAIGAIAHAAGIPFIVDNTVTTPLLFKPLEHGADIVVYSLTKFIGGHGTSIGGAIVDGGKFPWNNGRFPEFTEPDPSYHGLKYWEALGNLSYILKMRVSILRDMGACLSPFNSFQFLQGLETLHVRMPRHVENARAVAVWLEQSPLVAWVNYPGLASHKDHARARKYLPKGEGAIIGFGIKGGMEAGKKFIDNVKLLSHLANIGDAKSLVIHPASTTHQQLTEEEQEASGVTADFIRLSIGLENIDDIIADIQQALEASQR, encoded by the coding sequence ATGGAAAACAGAACACCAGCCATTGAAACCTTAGCGCTCCATGCCGGCCAATCGCCCGACTCCGCTACGCTTTCCCGCGCAGTACCCATCTACCAGACCTCGTCCTATGTCTTCAAAAATTCCGAGCACGCGGCCAACCTGTTCGGCCTGAAGGAACCCGGCAATATCTACACCCGCTTGATGAATCCCACCACCGACGTGCTGGAACAGCGTCTGGCGGCCATGGAGGGCGGCGTCGGGGCGTTGGCGGTCGCCTCGGGTCAGGCCGCCATCACTTCTGCCGTACTCAATATCACCCAGGCCGGCCAGAACATCGTCTCCACCAGCTATCTGTACGGCGGGACCTATAACCTCTTTCACTACACCCTGCCCAAGCTCGGCATCACGGTAAAGTTCGTGGATTCTTCGGACCCCGAGAATGTTCGCCGCGCGATCGACGAAAACACCCGCCTGGTCTACACCGAATCGGTCGGCAACCCCAAAAACAACGTTGACGATTTCGAGGCCATCGGCGCCATCGCCCATGCCGCCGGAATCCCGTTCATCGTCGACAACACGGTCACGACACCGCTTCTGTTCAAGCCGCTGGAGCATGGGGCCGATATCGTCGTCTACTCCCTGACCAAGTTTATCGGCGGTCATGGCACCAGCATCGGTGGCGCCATTGTCGACGGCGGGAAATTCCCCTGGAACAACGGCCGGTTCCCGGAATTCACCGAGCCGGACCCCTCCTACCACGGTCTGAAATACTGGGAGGCTCTGGGTAATCTCTCCTATATCCTCAAGATGCGGGTTTCGATACTGCGCGACATGGGGGCCTGCCTGTCGCCCTTCAACTCGTTCCAATTCCTCCAGGGGCTGGAAACGCTGCACGTCCGCATGCCGCGCCACGTGGAGAACGCTCGCGCCGTTGCCGTCTGGCTGGAGCAGAGCCCGCTCGTCGCCTGGGTCAATTACCCCGGCCTGGCCAGCCACAAGGATCACGCCCGTGCCCGCAAATACCTGCCCAAGGGGGAGGGGGCCATCATCGGTTTCGGCATCAAGGGAGGCATGGAGGCCGGCAAGAAGTTCATCGACAACGTCAAGCTGCTCTCCCATCTGGCCAATATCGGCGACGCCAAGTCGCTGGTCATCCACCCGGCTTCCACCACGCACCAGCAGCTTACCGAGGAGGAGCAGGAAGCGTCCGGCGTTACGGCGGACTTCATCAGGCTCTCCATCGGCCTGGAGAATATCGACGACATCATAGCCGATATCCAGCAGGCGCTGGAGGCGTCCCAGCGGTAA
- a CDS encoding creatininase family protein translates to MIIEEMTMTEFEAGLAQTRTVLIPFGSVEEHGSHLPLSTDTLEAYEVCKKASLVTPLFVAPPVHYGNCRSTARHPGTISISTRTLGALFQDIVVALRGQGLRTFVALTGHAGGAHRMALQDAGEALIARFADISVAVVSEFDLAGDDGRDIIETPGDSHAGEIETSRILHTHPQLVKGRAPREFPRFPNGILVRDKRRYWPGGVWGDPGKASAEKGARLEDLLVRKLVELVQEMEEGCDE, encoded by the coding sequence GTGATTATCGAAGAGATGACCATGACCGAGTTCGAGGCCGGCCTGGCCCAGACCCGGACCGTCCTGATCCCCTTCGGTTCGGTGGAGGAGCACGGCAGCCATCTCCCCCTCTCCACCGATACCCTGGAGGCCTACGAGGTTTGCAAGAAAGCCTCCCTGGTAACGCCGCTGTTCGTGGCTCCTCCGGTTCATTACGGCAATTGCCGTTCCACGGCGCGGCATCCCGGCACCATCTCCATCTCGACCCGGACCCTTGGGGCGCTGTTCCAGGATATCGTCGTCGCGCTGCGCGGGCAGGGGCTGCGCACCTTTGTCGCCCTGACGGGGCATGCCGGGGGGGCGCATCGCATGGCGCTCCAGGATGCGGGTGAAGCGCTGATCGCCCGTTTCGCCGACATTTCCGTAGCGGTCGTCAGCGAGTTCGACCTGGCCGGGGATGATGGGCGGGACATCATCGAAACGCCGGGCGACTCCCATGCCGGTGAAATCGAAACCTCCCGCATCCTCCACACCCATCCCCAGCTGGTCAAGGGGCGAGCACCCCGCGAGTTTCCCCGTTTTCCCAACGGTATCCTGGTGCGCGACAAGCGCCGCTACTGGCCCGGCGGCGTGTGGGGCGATCCGGGCAAGGCATCGGCCGAAAAGGGGGCCCGGCTGGAAGATCTGCTGGTGCGAAAACTGGTCGAACTGGTGCAGGAGATGGAAGAGGGCTGCGATGAATAG
- a CDS encoding MarR family winged helix-turn-helix transcriptional regulator, with amino-acid sequence MYHIEKSVGFLLAKAYQRAFALFREELEEFDLTPPQYAILAFLWQQDGLTQVELSEKSQVDRTTLGGLIDRLEKYGLVERHPHPHDRRAHQIKLTPRGRSLESQLRECSKNALAKLTSGLSKKDVAELGRLLEILRGETRIYEKPTF; translated from the coding sequence ATGTACCATATTGAAAAGAGCGTTGGTTTTTTGCTGGCAAAGGCCTATCAACGGGCTTTTGCACTGTTCAGGGAGGAATTGGAGGAATTTGACCTGACGCCTCCCCAATACGCCATCCTGGCCTTCCTCTGGCAGCAGGACGGGTTGACCCAAGTGGAATTGTCCGAAAAAAGCCAGGTGGACCGCACCACCCTGGGGGGCTTGATCGACCGCCTGGAAAAATACGGTCTGGTTGAGCGGCACCCCCACCCCCATGACCGGCGGGCGCATCAGATCAAGCTCACCCCCCGGGGGAGATCACTTGAATCGCAGTTGCGGGAATGTTCGAAAAATGCCCTGGCGAAACTCACCAGCGGCTTGAGCAAAAAAGATGTTGCCGAACTTGGACGCCTATTGGAAATCCTTCGCGGAGAAACGAGGATATATGAGAAACCTACTTTTTAG